In one Fundulus heteroclitus isolate FHET01 chromosome 3, MU-UCD_Fhet_4.1, whole genome shotgun sequence genomic region, the following are encoded:
- the prss35 gene encoding inactive serine protease 35, with protein MGPIPLSVLLLVTVLTVVVAVAAEENTIDDKYTWPQWKVPLVRKRRTVPLSIPNFSAHPQPELSGTCGIECQRRLPSPSLNDLEQFLSYETVYENGTRTYTSVSVHGLNEVTAWPRNRSSSSRRKREVYGTDTRFTIADKQYSTKYPFSTSVKISTGCSGVLVSPKHVLTAAHCIHDGKDYLDGVQKLRVGILKEKSRRGKGGKGRGKEKGRRRKGSKDKEEAMEKEEKGEKGERKGRGKGKSTRSRRSVDSGKPSFRWTRVKQTQVPKGWFKGVSKGLAADYDYAVLELKRAPKVNYMDLGVIPSVKKLPAGRIHFSGFDDDRPGNLVYRFCSVSDESNDLLYQYCDAKPGSSGSGVYIRLKEPGKKKWKRKIIGVFSGHQWVDVNGDGTQQDYNVAVRITPLKYAQICYWVHGDSSECQVA; from the coding sequence ATGGGCCCCATACCACTTTCCGTCCTGCTCCTAGTGACGGTGCTGACTGTGGTGGTGGCCGTAGCGGCTGAGGAGAACACAATCGACGACAAGTACACCTGGCCCCAATGGAAGGTGCCACTGGTAAGGAAACGACGTACTGTGCCCCTCAGCATCCCCAACTTCTCAGCCCATCCTCAACCGGAGCTGAGTGGCACCTGTGGGATCGAGTGCCAGCGCCGCCTCCCCTCACCTTCTCTGAACGATTTGGAGCAGTTCCTGTCCTACGAGACGGTCTACGAGAACGGCACTCGCACGTACACCTCCGTTTCTGTGCACGGCCTCAATGAAGTGACTGCGTGGCCCAGGAACCGCTCCTCCAGCTCCCGTCGCAAACGGGAGGTGTATGGCACAGATACTCGCTTCACCATCGCTGACAAGCAGTACTCCACCAAATACCCCTTCTCCACCTCGGTGAAAATCTCCACCGGGTGCTCTGGGGTTCTGGTGTCCCCCAAACATGTGCTGACAGCTGCGCACTGCATTCACGACGGAAAGGATTACCTGGACGGAGTTCAGAAGCTACGCGTTGGCATTCTGAAGGAGAAAAGCAGGAGGGGAAAAGGAGGCAaaggaagagggaaagaaaagggCAGAAGAAGAAAGGGGAGTAAAGATAAAGAGGAAGCCatggaaaaggaggaaaagggggaaaaaggggAACGCAAGGGAAGAGGAAAAGGCAAGAGTACCCGGAGTCGTCGGAGTGTTGACTCTGGGAAACCTTCATTCAGGTGGACCAGAGTCAAACAGACTCAGGTTCCCAAGGGTTGGTTTAAAGGTGTGTCAAAAGGTCTGGCTGCGGATTACGACTACGCTGTTCTCGAGCTGAAGAGGGCCCCAAAAGTAAATTACATGGATCTGGGCGTTATCCCCTCCGTCAAGAAGCTCCCTGCTGGTAGGATCCACTTCTCTGGCTTTGACGATGACCGACCTGGTAACTTGGTGTACCGGTTCTGCTCCGTGTCTGACGAATCCAATGACTTGTTGTACCAGTACTGCGATGCCAAACCCGGCTCCAGCGGCTCGGGAGTTTACATCCGCCTCAAAGAGCCAGGcaagaagaagtggaagaggAAGATCATCGGGGTTTTCTCTGGCCACCAGTGGGTGGACGTTAACGGGGACGGGACGCAGCAGGATTACAATGTGGCCGTGAGGATAACACCCCTCAAGTACGCTCAGATCTGCTACTGGGTCCACGGGGACTCGAGCGAGTGTCAGGTAGCCTAA